From a region of the bacterium HR11 genome:
- a CDS encoding Decaprenyl-phosphate phosphoribosyltransferase, translating to MAEFPTDVLESTDKTARWRALVRALRPAAYVKNAFVAAPLIFTHHLLDPEVALRVGLGVALFCGLSSAVYLINDVRDREIDRQHPLHRHRPVASGALPVGTALGAAAVLLVLGLGGAFWLDPAFGVVALGYVTLQLLYSAGMKHWSVVELLGVALGFVLRVMAGGFLVRVPASAWIILATFFLALTLVIGKRRAEQIRFDRLGQTPVRPVLRKYPSGWLDQGMGVAATAAILTYALYCVSPRGLAVGGEGMVFTVIPVVVGLLRFLQLVSLGEMSEELGRVLFRDRLLLLTVLVWVLMIVALIYTPLGGLRWSM from the coding sequence ATGGCGGAGTTCCCGACGGACGTCCTGGAGTCAACCGATAAGACGGCCCGCTGGCGGGCTTTGGTCCGGGCCCTGCGCCCGGCCGCCTACGTGAAGAACGCCTTTGTCGCCGCCCCCCTCATCTTCACCCACCACCTGCTGGACCCCGAGGTGGCCCTGCGGGTCGGGTTGGGTGTGGCCCTCTTCTGCGGCCTGTCTTCGGCGGTTTACCTCATCAACGACGTGCGGGACCGGGAAATCGACCGTCAGCACCCGCTCCATCGTCACCGCCCGGTCGCCTCGGGGGCACTTCCCGTCGGGACGGCCCTGGGCGCGGCGGCCGTCTTGCTGGTCCTCGGCCTGGGGGGTGCTTTCTGGCTGGACCCGGCCTTTGGGGTCGTCGCCCTTGGATACGTGACCCTGCAGTTGCTGTACTCGGCCGGGATGAAGCACTGGAGCGTCGTCGAACTCCTGGGCGTCGCCCTGGGCTTTGTCCTTCGGGTCATGGCCGGCGGCTTCCTCGTCCGGGTCCCGGCGAGCGCCTGGATCATCCTGGCGACTTTCTTTCTGGCCCTGACGCTCGTCATCGGCAAACGGCGGGCCGAGCAGATTCGGTTCGACCGCCTCGGGCAAACGCCCGTGCGGCCCGTGCTCCGGAAGTATCCGTCCGGCTGGCTGGACCAAGGGATGGGCGTCGCCGCCACCGCCGCTATCCTGACCTATGCCCTTTACTGTGTCTCCCCCCGGGGTCTCGCCGTCGGCGGGGAGGGGATGGTCTTCACGGTCATCCCCGTCGTCGTCGGCCTGCTCCGGTTTCTCCAGCTGGTCTCCCTCGGGGAGATGAGCGAGGAGCTCGGTCGGGTGCTGTTTCGGGACCGCCTCCTGCTGTTGACCGTCCTGGTGTGGGTCCTTATGATCGTCGCCCTCATCTATACGCCCCTGGGAGGTCTCCGGTGGAGCATGTAA
- the gnu gene encoding N-acetyl-alpha-D-glucosaminyl-diphospho-ditrans, octacis-undecaprenol 4-epimerase, translating to MVTGAPGWLGTRFVELLTHGGAYPGQPPPSRVTCLVQPGRDPGPLTAWDVRVVVGDVRDRAALQEALRGVDTVFHLAGLIHPRRIRELYEVNTHGTQAVLEEAVRAGVRRFVYVSSNSPAGLNPRLDHTFTEDDPPRPYMHYGRSKWLAEQAVLGATRAGSIEGVVLRPCWFYGPGQPERQTTLFRMIRRGRAVIFGDGRQRRSMSYIDNTVQGLIRAAVAPQAVGQVYWIADARPYSVREIYETIADLLGVNPFRPIFVPRLVSKACQWADALIQATGFYSTYVHVAGEMGYSIACSIEKARRELGYDPQVDLREGMRRSIEWCRAQGIEL from the coding sequence ATGGTGACGGGCGCGCCCGGCTGGCTGGGGACGCGCTTCGTCGAACTCCTGACCCACGGGGGCGCCTATCCGGGTCAGCCGCCACCGTCCCGGGTGACGTGCCTCGTCCAACCGGGCCGGGACCCGGGCCCCCTGACGGCCTGGGACGTCCGGGTCGTCGTCGGCGACGTCCGGGACCGGGCCGCCCTGCAGGAGGCCCTCCGCGGGGTCGATACCGTCTTCCACCTGGCCGGCCTCATCCATCCTCGCCGGATTCGGGAACTCTACGAGGTCAATACCCACGGCACGCAGGCCGTCCTGGAAGAAGCCGTCCGGGCCGGCGTCCGGCGGTTCGTCTACGTGAGTAGCAACTCGCCGGCGGGCCTGAACCCCCGCCTGGATCATACGTTCACGGAGGACGACCCCCCGCGGCCGTACATGCACTACGGCCGGAGCAAGTGGCTCGCCGAGCAGGCCGTCCTCGGGGCGACCCGGGCGGGCTCTATCGAGGGCGTCGTCCTGCGGCCCTGCTGGTTTTACGGACCCGGCCAGCCGGAGCGCCAGACGACCCTGTTCCGGATGATCCGCCGGGGCCGGGCCGTCATCTTCGGCGACGGCCGTCAGCGGCGGAGCATGTCGTACATCGACAACACCGTGCAGGGCCTGATCCGGGCCGCCGTGGCCCCTCAGGCCGTCGGCCAGGTCTACTGGATCGCCGACGCCCGGCCTTACTCGGTCCGGGAAATCTACGAGACGATCGCCGACCTCTTGGGCGTGAACCCCTTCCGCCCGATCTTCGTGCCCCGCCTTGTCTCGAAGGCATGTCAGTGGGCCGACGCCCTCATTCAAGCGACCGGCTTTTACAGTACGTATGTCCACGTGGCCGGTGAGATGGGCTACAGCATCGCCTGTAGCATCGAGAAAGCCCGTCGGGAGCTGGGCTACGACCCCCAGGTCGACCTCCGGGAGGGGATGCGGCGGTCCATCGAGTGGTGTCGGGCGCAGGGCATCGAATTATAG